A part of Bacteroidia bacterium genomic DNA contains:
- a CDS encoding TonB family protein — translation MITPELVAEEKRNEKISGVATFIIIVTLLLLSLMWTAYRNRVPPPGAKEYEVLGAIDFGDYKNGSKRVNNFQPAVPDPVPTPPQTSKPVQQPVVAEPAPTPKPPVVTKAPSPVTQPEPPKVKQPDPKPTPPKTVTPTKEEPKPETKPTTTPTNTNSQEKPELTFNNNTGQSGSNQGNSDNGTGNAGTPNVKVLDPNGLYSFGTGAGGGLEGRAPLSLSEPQYTVQEEGELQFEFVVEPNGSVSYVKLVGVTNKPGLKEAGINAIKKWRFSALQPGQPQTRQTVRVTIKFRLKG, via the coding sequence ATGATAACACCAGAATTGGTCGCCGAGGAAAAAAGAAATGAAAAGATCAGCGGAGTCGCTACTTTCATTATTATTGTGACCCTCCTCTTGCTAAGCCTGATGTGGACGGCTTACAGAAACCGTGTACCACCTCCGGGAGCAAAAGAATATGAAGTATTGGGCGCCATCGATTTTGGCGATTATAAAAATGGTAGTAAACGGGTGAATAATTTTCAGCCTGCCGTACCTGATCCGGTACCTACCCCTCCTCAAACGTCAAAACCGGTTCAACAACCTGTGGTAGCAGAACCTGCGCCCACACCCAAACCTCCGGTAGTGACCAAAGCACCATCTCCGGTTACCCAGCCAGAACCCCCAAAGGTTAAACAACCCGATCCCAAACCCACGCCTCCCAAAACCGTTACACCGACCAAAGAGGAACCTAAACCGGAAACTAAGCCTACCACTACCCCAACCAATACCAACTCTCAGGAAAAGCCAGAACTGACTTTCAACAATAATACCGGACAGTCCGGGTCGAACCAGGGTAATTCTGATAATGGCACTGGCAATGCCGGCACACCTAACGTAAAAGTACTGGATCCCAATGGTCTGTACTCTTTTGGTACGGGAGCCGGTGGTGGCCTGGAAGGACGAGCTCCGCTGTCTCTGTCCGAACCACAGTACACCGTGCAGGAAGAAGGGGAGCTGCAGTTTGAGTTTGTGGTGGAACCGAACGGCTCTGTTTCTTATGTGAAGTTGGTAGGGGTTACCAACAAACCCGGGTTAAAAGAAGCGGGAATCAATGCGATCAAAAAATGGAGATTCAGCGCACTGCAGCCTGGGCAGCCGCAGACAAGACAAACGGTACGGGTTACGATTAAATTTAGACTGAAGGGATAA
- a CDS encoding energy transducer TonB, which yields MRPETLNIHQFIREKEKQEKRRLALLIAEVCVWLFMGGMILSRLNDLRKTEIVWTEPVTHYAYTFFYPEDSDFSQVLSLDSLRDMLDTLVEVKAKDEPNLSSHLSEVLTEWDIPLTKTDSEPDGIKASKSAKKKARQEKKIEKRIEQLSPEQARMSLFGAQLPAFPGGNTALNQFIQRELRYPIAASEESVEGKVLLRLWVEADGKITDVSIVEGLGYGCDEEALRLGNRMPRWKPGERQGRKTAMAAYIPVVFSL from the coding sequence ATGAGACCCGAAACACTAAACATTCACCAGTTTATCCGCGAAAAAGAAAAACAGGAAAAGCGGAGACTTGCCTTGCTGATTGCCGAAGTTTGTGTATGGCTTTTTATGGGAGGAATGATTCTTTCCAGGCTCAATGATCTCCGGAAGACGGAAATCGTCTGGACTGAACCTGTTACCCATTATGCCTATACATTTTTTTATCCTGAGGATTCTGATTTTTCTCAGGTTTTAAGTTTGGATTCACTCCGGGATATGTTGGATACGCTCGTTGAAGTGAAAGCCAAAGACGAACCCAATCTCTCTTCCCACCTTTCTGAAGTTCTTACCGAATGGGATATTCCGCTAACTAAAACGGATTCGGAGCCGGATGGAATCAAGGCGTCAAAATCTGCAAAAAAGAAAGCCCGTCAGGAGAAAAAAATTGAAAAAAGGATTGAACAGCTTTCTCCAGAACAGGCCAGAATGTCTTTGTTTGGCGCACAACTTCCTGCATTTCCTGGTGGAAATACAGCTTTAAACCAGTTTATTCAACGTGAGTTGCGCTATCCGATTGCTGCAAGTGAAGAGTCTGTAGAAGGAAAAGTCTTACTCCGCCTATGGGTGGAAGCCGACGGGAAAATCACGGATGTCTCCATCGTTGAAGGATTGGGATATGGTTGCGATGAAGAAGCCTTGCGGCTTGGCAACCGGATGCCCAGATGGAAACCGGGAGAAAGGCAGGGAAGAAAAACGGCCATGGCTGCCTATATCCCGGTAGTATTCTCGCTTTAA
- a CDS encoding electron transfer flavoprotein subunit beta/FixA family protein, giving the protein MKLLVCISHVPDTTTKIQFEADGSKLNKTGVTYIINPYCEYGLSKALDLREAGKTVNITVLCVGGPEVEPTLRKALAIGADSAVRIDAQPSSSAFVAKQIADYAEGKDFSIIFTGKESIDFNGSMVPGMVAEHMRTPFISYATYMELSGDNAAKLHREVDGGYEVVETKFPVVISCQKGISEWRIPNMRGIMAARNKPLAVISPTASTEHIRTVRFDYPPAKESCKYFATDDVSGLVNALVTKGLI; this is encoded by the coding sequence ATGAAGCTCTTAGTGTGCATAAGCCATGTTCCCGACACAACTACAAAGATTCAGTTTGAGGCGGACGGAAGTAAGCTTAACAAAACTGGCGTAACTTATATCATTAACCCATATTGTGAATATGGTTTGAGTAAGGCCCTTGACTTACGCGAAGCAGGGAAAACCGTTAACATTACAGTCCTTTGTGTGGGCGGGCCGGAAGTGGAGCCTACACTCAGAAAGGCATTGGCTATAGGTGCCGACTCCGCAGTGAGAATTGACGCCCAGCCTTCCAGTTCAGCTTTTGTAGCTAAACAAATTGCTGACTATGCTGAAGGTAAAGATTTTTCAATAATTTTTACGGGTAAAGAATCCATAGACTTTAATGGTTCAATGGTACCGGGTATGGTTGCCGAGCATATGCGTACGCCATTTATCTCTTATGCTACTTATATGGAGCTTTCCGGGGATAATGCCGCAAAGCTGCATCGTGAAGTTGACGGTGGATATGAAGTGGTTGAGACAAAATTTCCCGTGGTGATCAGTTGCCAAAAAGGTATATCTGAATGGCGTATTCCCAATATGCGCGGAATTATGGCTGCACGAAACAAACCTCTTGCCGTCATCAGTCCCACCGCTTCAACTGAACATATCAGGACGGTGAGGTTTGATTACCCCCCGGCAAAAGAGTCTTGTAAATATTTTGCCACTGATGATGTCTCCGGATTGGTAAATGCACTCGTAACAAAAGGACTGATCTGA
- a CDS encoding electron transfer flavoprotein subunit alpha/FixB family protein produces the protein MPVLLFAENTHGTFKKPVFEAATYGYHLAQSMGTSLIAVSVGQVSDDELVKLGTYGVSTVYKVGDSRLDAFVNSAFAAAVSKTAQDTGADVVVMSQTYHGRAIAPRIAVRLGATAYSGVISLADHANGFDSRRFTYSGKGVEELQSDPGKMVITVKTNGYTVEEHPVPCNIEQGGYSPVSEDLDVVVKEMVKASEGISLTEADVVVSAGRGMKGPENWGMIEELAGLLGAATACSKPTADMGWRPHHEHVGQTGIQIAPNVYIAIGISGAIQHLAGVSSSKNIIVINKDPEAPFFKIADYGIVGDLFEVVPRLIEEIKRVKIAG, from the coding sequence ATGCCAGTATTATTATTTGCAGAAAACACACACGGTACATTTAAAAAACCGGTTTTTGAAGCAGCCACTTATGGCTATCATCTTGCTCAGTCGATGGGGACTTCACTAATTGCCGTTTCGGTCGGTCAGGTAAGTGATGACGAACTGGTGAAGCTGGGGACTTATGGTGTGTCCACTGTATATAAAGTCGGTGATTCCCGCCTCGATGCATTTGTTAACTCTGCATTTGCCGCAGCAGTCAGTAAAACTGCTCAGGATACAGGTGCAGATGTTGTGGTCATGTCCCAAACTTACCATGGTCGTGCAATTGCCCCCAGAATTGCCGTAAGACTAGGCGCAACGGCGTATTCGGGAGTAATCAGTCTTGCCGACCACGCCAATGGATTTGATTCCCGCAGATTTACCTATTCCGGTAAAGGGGTTGAAGAACTCCAATCAGATCCGGGAAAAATGGTTATAACTGTGAAAACAAATGGTTACACGGTGGAAGAACACCCGGTACCATGTAATATTGAACAAGGCGGCTACAGTCCGGTAAGCGAGGATTTGGACGTAGTGGTCAAGGAAATGGTGAAAGCATCTGAGGGTATTTCACTGACTGAAGCCGACGTAGTTGTTTCAGCAGGAAGAGGAATGAAAGGCCCCGAAAACTGGGGAATGATTGAAGAATTGGCAGGGCTCCTGGGCGCGGCAACGGCTTGCTCCAAACCTACTGCGGATATGGGCTGGAGGCCGCATCATGAACATGTAGGACAGACAGGTATTCAGATAGCCCCCAATGTATATATTGCCATCGGGATTTCCGGTGCGATTCAACACCTGGCAGGTGTAAGCTCTTCCAAAAATATCATTGTGATCAATAAAGATCCGGAAGCACCCTTTTTCAAAATTGCAGACTACGGAATCGTCGGAGATCTGTTTGAGGTAGTTCCTCGTTTAATAGAAGAAATAAAAAGGGTGAAAATAGCTGGTTAA
- a CDS encoding bifunctional nuclease family protein — translation MKKIRLDIIGLSSSHSQIGHYALVLGESDGNRRLPIIIGGAEAQAIALELENIKTNRPMTHDLIYNLARHFELNLLEVIINDLSEGIFYAKLIMEVDGEIHDIDSRPSDAVAIGVRFKVPIYTYENVLREAGIVIDEEDSGSGNKYKDVEGEFSLAEIEKSEPVEEERTPPVKRQSVSSQEKLKQLETQLNEALAAEDYEKAARIRDEIKRLSDD, via the coding sequence GTGAAAAAAATTCGATTAGATATAATTGGCTTGTCTTCCAGTCATTCGCAGATTGGGCATTACGCGTTGGTTTTAGGGGAAAGTGACGGTAACCGACGTTTACCTATCATTATTGGTGGTGCTGAAGCACAGGCAATTGCGCTTGAACTTGAAAATATCAAGACCAACCGCCCAATGACGCACGACCTGATTTACAACCTTGCCCGCCATTTTGAACTGAATCTTCTTGAAGTAATTATCAATGACCTGAGTGAGGGAATATTTTATGCCAAGCTAATAATGGAAGTGGATGGGGAAATTCACGATATAGACAGTCGTCCCAGTGATGCCGTAGCTATTGGTGTAAGATTTAAGGTTCCTATTTATACTTATGAAAATGTTCTCCGGGAAGCGGGGATTGTCATTGATGAAGAGGATTCCGGCTCCGGAAATAAATACAAAGATGTAGAAGGTGAATTTTCGCTGGCGGAAATTGAAAAGTCAGAACCCGTTGAAGAAGAACGCACGCCTCCTGTAAAACGCCAGAGTGTTTCCTCTCAGGAAAAACTCAAACAACTGGAGACACAACTGAATGAAGCGCTGGCTGCCGAAGATTACGAAAAAGCAGCTCGGATCAGAGACGAGATCAAGCGACTAAGCGACGACTAA
- a CDS encoding thymidylate synthase: protein MKAYHDLLRHVLENGTDRGDRTGTGTRSVFGYQMRFDLSEGFPLVTTKKVHMKSIIHELLWFLKGDSNVRYLQENGVRIWNEWADENGELGPVYGVQWRSWPTPDGRKIDQISEVVDMIKNKPESRRLIVNAWNVAEVENMALPPCHTMFQFYVANGKLSCQLYQRSADLFLGVPFNIASYALLTMMMAHVTGLQPGDFVHTFGDAHIYHNHYDQVKLQLSREPKKLPVMELNPEVKSIFGFKFEDFQLKNYHPDPAISAPIAV from the coding sequence ATGAAGGCATATCACGACCTGCTACGACATGTTTTGGAAAATGGTACAGACCGGGGCGACCGCACAGGCACGGGCACCCGAAGTGTCTTTGGCTACCAGATGCGGTTTGACCTCAGTGAAGGGTTTCCCCTCGTCACTACCAAAAAAGTACACATGAAGTCGATTATCCACGAGTTGTTGTGGTTCCTCAAAGGCGATAGCAATGTTCGTTATCTTCAGGAAAACGGCGTGCGAATCTGGAATGAATGGGCCGACGAAAATGGAGAACTCGGCCCGGTGTATGGTGTGCAGTGGCGTTCTTGGCCCACACCTGATGGCCGGAAAATCGACCAGATTTCAGAAGTGGTTGATATGATCAAAAATAAGCCTGAGTCACGCCGCCTTATCGTCAACGCCTGGAATGTAGCTGAAGTGGAAAATATGGCGCTCCCTCCCTGCCATACCATGTTTCAGTTTTACGTGGCAAATGGCAAACTCTCCTGCCAACTTTATCAAAGAAGTGCAGACCTTTTTCTGGGCGTACCTTTTAATATTGCCTCTTATGCGCTGCTCACAATGATGATGGCGCATGTAACCGGCCTCCAACCCGGCGATTTTGTCCACACTTTTGGCGATGCACATATTTACCACAACCACTACGATCAGGTAAAACTTCAACTCAGCAGGGAACCCAAAAAACTTCCTGTCATGGAACTCAACCCGGAGGTAAAATCAATCTTCGGTTTCAAATTTGAAGATTTTCAACTCAAAAACTACCACCCGGATCCCGCCATCTCTGCGCCTATCGCGGTTTGA
- a CDS encoding isoprenylcysteine carboxylmethyltransferase family protein, which yields MIILISLWLGFYCMHSLLASSRVKEWAAQRTGRFYRYYRLGYNVISLAGFGAIVWIQVFIPDIELSPRYPWLFFGGIIVMVSGMVTGYIAFSQYDSGEFFGFNQTQQHEPPKLVTTGLNQYVRHPLYFATILILTGYLMISFTANTMIFVVISFLYLIVGTILEEQKLEKIFGEAYKTYKHKVKMFIPFII from the coding sequence ATGATCATATTAATCAGTCTTTGGCTGGGCTTTTATTGTATGCATAGCCTGCTTGCTTCTTCCCGGGTAAAAGAGTGGGCAGCACAGCGAACGGGGAGATTTTACCGCTACTACCGGCTGGGTTATAATGTTATTTCCCTGGCTGGATTTGGTGCCATTGTCTGGATTCAGGTTTTTATTCCGGACATTGAGCTTTCTCCCCGCTATCCATGGTTGTTCTTTGGGGGAATAATTGTGATGGTCAGCGGGATGGTTACTGGTTACATAGCTTTCTCTCAGTATGATTCAGGTGAGTTTTTTGGATTCAATCAAACCCAACAACATGAGCCGCCCAAACTCGTTACTACCGGCCTCAACCAATACGTGAGGCATCCGCTCTATTTTGCGACCATTCTAATCCTCACTGGGTACCTCATGATTTCATTTACCGCCAATACGATGATTTTTGTGGTGATTTCTTTTCTCTACCTGATTGTCGGTACAATCCTCGAAGAGCAAAAACTGGAAAAAATCTTTGGCGAAGCATACAAAACCTACAAACACAAAGTGAAAATGTTTATTCCGTTTATCATTTGA
- a CDS encoding aldo/keto reductase, which translates to MKKTTVLGHSTLNINRIGLGCMGMSEFYGTFDEGESIKTLHKAIDLGINFFDTADMYGWGANERLLGKAFKGHWNEVILATKFAVMRGPNGEFLGINGKPEYIQQACEQSLQNLGIEAIDLYYMHRKDPKVEIEEIVGAMADLVSQGKVKYIGLSEADPETIRRAHAVHPITALQTEYSLWSREPEKELFDVCKELGITFVAYSPLGRGFLTGAIKSRADFEEGDFRLRNPRFTDEAIRENLKFVEVVDRIAQSKGVTKAQVALGWILSQNDEITTIPGTKSIHRLEENFGAFDVVLTEKDLAIIEEHLPSVTVGERY; encoded by the coding sequence ATGAAAAAAACTACAGTTTTAGGACACAGTACGCTTAATATCAATCGAATAGGCCTTGGTTGCATGGGGATGTCAGAGTTTTATGGCACTTTTGATGAGGGGGAATCCATCAAAACTTTGCACAAAGCCATTGATCTGGGGATCAATTTTTTCGATACGGCTGATATGTATGGCTGGGGAGCAAATGAACGTTTACTGGGGAAAGCATTTAAAGGACATTGGAACGAGGTGATTTTAGCCACCAAATTTGCCGTGATGCGTGGCCCCAATGGGGAGTTTCTCGGAATCAACGGCAAACCTGAATACATTCAGCAGGCATGTGAGCAAAGCCTTCAGAATCTGGGTATAGAGGCGATTGATTTGTATTATATGCATCGGAAAGACCCCAAAGTGGAGATTGAAGAAATTGTGGGTGCAATGGCTGATCTGGTGAGTCAGGGAAAAGTAAAATATATTGGTCTTTCTGAAGCCGACCCTGAAACCATTCGCCGTGCGCATGCGGTTCACCCCATTACTGCCCTCCAGACAGAATATTCCCTTTGGAGCCGTGAGCCGGAGAAAGAACTTTTTGATGTTTGTAAGGAACTCGGAATCACCTTTGTCGCATACAGTCCGCTGGGACGAGGTTTTCTGACAGGAGCGATTAAAAGCCGTGCGGATTTTGAAGAAGGAGATTTTAGACTTCGCAATCCTCGTTTTACAGACGAAGCGATTAGGGAAAACTTAAAATTTGTTGAGGTGGTTGACCGGATTGCACAAAGCAAGGGGGTAACGAAAGCACAGGTTGCCCTGGGATGGATACTGAGCCAGAATGATGAAATTACCACTATCCCGGGTACAAAAAGTATTCACCGTCTCGAAGAAAATTTCGGCGCATTCGATGTGGTGTTAACGGAAAAGGATTTGGCAATTATTGAAGAACATTTGCCTTCAGTAACAGTGGGTGAAAGGTACTGA
- a CDS encoding SGNH/GDSL hydrolase family protein, which produces MKPRAAFFPILVFLTLCFSASAQSVGFRWWNPATAGFPVVEGQAWPGEVAKTYDRLPARAEKTARTDVWNLSRHSAGLMIRFFSNSSDIRVRYHVGPNLQMPHMPATGVSGVDMYAIDAEGKELWCHGKYSFGDTISYVFDGLRPNDSFHKRGREYRLYLPLYNSVEWLEIGTADTAIFTPLPVRQDKPIVIYGTSIAQGGCASRPGMAWTAILSRKMDRPLINLGFSGNGRLEPEIISLIAEIDAKVFVLDCLPNMVPSRFSDEELRSRIITSVRTLQQKRPGVPILLTQHAGYTDGLTVPSREEAYTAVNASLEKAFSQLKSEGVNNIYMLTREALALELDGTVDGTHPNDLGMLSHANGYEKSLRMILNEPVGDFATTRPVTQYREPDNYDWQTRHREILKLNHEKPPRIVYMGNSITHFWGGNPVGPRRTGADSWDKYLEPLGVRNFGYGWDRVENVLWRVYHGELDGYKAEKVMIHIGTNNLHLNSDEEIIAGMELLVNAVKTRQPQAEILLFGTYPRRNYDQRVAGFNTKLAQLAGKMNVGYADPGSVLLNSEGTIEESFFYDGLHPNAEGYRKLAVAIATLLKN; this is translated from the coding sequence ATGAAACCTCGCGCTGCTTTTTTCCCGATTCTGGTTTTCCTCACCCTGTGTTTTTCGGCTTCCGCTCAGTCTGTCGGCTTCCGCTGGTGGAATCCCGCCACTGCCGGATTTCCGGTCGTTGAAGGTCAGGCCTGGCCCGGCGAAGTAGCCAAAACCTATGACAGGCTGCCGGCCCGGGCAGAAAAAACAGCAAGAACCGACGTGTGGAACCTGTCCCGTCATTCTGCCGGGCTGATGATCCGTTTTTTTTCCAATTCTTCCGACATCCGCGTGCGTTATCACGTCGGCCCGAATCTGCAAATGCCGCATATGCCTGCCACCGGTGTAAGTGGAGTGGATATGTACGCGATTGACGCTGAGGGAAAAGAGCTTTGGTGCCACGGGAAATATTCCTTTGGCGATACAATCTCCTATGTGTTTGACGGGCTGCGCCCCAATGATAGTTTTCATAAGCGAGGCCGCGAATACAGACTCTACCTCCCGCTTTACAATTCGGTGGAATGGCTCGAAATCGGCACGGCTGACACGGCGATTTTTACCCCTTTGCCTGTGAGACAGGACAAACCAATCGTGATTTACGGGACATCCATCGCCCAGGGCGGCTGTGCTTCCAGGCCAGGCATGGCGTGGACAGCTATTCTCAGCCGGAAAATGGATCGTCCGCTCATCAACCTCGGTTTTTCTGGTAATGGTCGCCTGGAACCCGAAATTATCAGCCTCATCGCCGAAATTGATGCAAAAGTTTTTGTCCTTGACTGCCTCCCCAATATGGTTCCCAGCCGGTTTTCTGACGAAGAGCTCCGCAGCAGAATCATCACTTCTGTTCGCACCCTTCAGCAAAAGCGACCTGGTGTGCCGATTCTCCTGACGCAACATGCAGGCTATACCGACGGGCTTACGGTGCCTTCCCGCGAAGAGGCTTACACTGCGGTCAATGCTTCCCTCGAAAAGGCTTTTTCTCAGCTCAAATCAGAAGGGGTAAACAATATCTATATGCTTACACGCGAAGCGCTGGCACTCGAACTGGACGGAACCGTAGATGGTACGCATCCCAATGACCTGGGGATGCTCAGCCATGCCAACGGGTATGAAAAATCACTCCGGATGATTCTCAATGAACCGGTTGGCGATTTCGCCACAACTCGCCCGGTTACCCAATACCGCGAGCCTGATAATTACGACTGGCAAACACGGCATAGGGAAATACTGAAACTCAACCACGAAAAACCACCCCGTATCGTGTATATGGGCAATTCTATTACTCACTTCTGGGGCGGAAACCCCGTCGGTCCACGCCGTACAGGTGCCGACTCCTGGGACAAATACCTTGAGCCATTGGGCGTACGCAACTTTGGCTATGGCTGGGATCGGGTGGAAAATGTGCTTTGGCGCGTATATCACGGCGAACTGGACGGCTACAAAGCTGAAAAAGTCATGATTCACATTGGCACCAACAACCTCCATTTGAATTCAGACGAAGAAATTATCGCGGGAATGGAACTGTTGGTAAATGCTGTAAAAACGCGCCAACCTCAGGCAGAGATACTTCTATTTGGGACCTACCCCAGACGAAACTATGACCAGAGGGTGGCGGGATTTAATACAAAACTGGCGCAACTGGCCGGCAAAATGAATGTCGGTTATGCAGACCCCGGCAGTGTCCTCCTAAATTCAGAAGGAACTATTGAAGAATCATTCTTTTACGACGGGCTTCATCCCAATGCAGAAGGATATCGCAAACTGGCCGTAGCAATCGCCACATTACTAAAAAATTAA
- a CDS encoding acyl-CoA thioesterase: MKSKKVSDSYTLKTELVLPNDTNNLGNLMGGTLLHWMDIISAISAQRASNRTVVTVSVDFVEFREAIPLGTIVILEARVTRTFTTSLEVRIDVSCESLQTGERTVSNTAYYTFVAVDQSGSPIPVKPIVPETDQEKKWYEEALERREMRLLLAGRIKPEEAVYLSKLLARK; encoded by the coding sequence ATGAAAAGTAAAAAAGTCTCTGATTCCTATACGCTCAAAACCGAACTGGTATTACCTAATGACACCAATAATCTTGGGAATCTTATGGGGGGAACCCTGCTTCACTGGATGGATATCATATCGGCGATTTCAGCACAGCGGGCATCCAACCGCACCGTAGTAACTGTTTCGGTAGACTTTGTAGAATTTCGGGAGGCGATTCCTTTAGGCACCATTGTGATTTTGGAGGCAAGAGTAACCCGCACTTTTACCACATCTTTGGAGGTGCGGATAGATGTCAGTTGTGAAAGTCTTCAGACGGGAGAGCGTACAGTAAGCAATACAGCCTATTATACATTTGTAGCGGTCGACCAATCGGGTAGTCCCATACCTGTAAAACCAATAGTACCAGAAACTGATCAGGAAAAAAAATGGTACGAAGAGGCCCTGGAACGCAGAGAAATGCGTCTTTTGCTTGCAGGAAGGATCAAACCTGAAGAAGCTGTGTATCTTTCGAAGCTTTTGGCACGGAAGTAG
- a CDS encoding AAA family ATPase has protein sequence MIRQRHINSQIIRHIPGKRHAIITGARQVGKTSILRWLFEKLTRENKQVWYLTFEDYRILDSVNLHPSKIFDHIPVTPPTTLQQTLEHPIYLLIDEVQYARNPTNFLKFIYDQYEGNVKIIATSSSAFYIDRNFIDSLAGRKRIFNLSSLSLEEYIEFQARPDKVLAHKRSERGGFYGRRAVRRRKSI, from the coding sequence ATGATAAGGCAACGCCACATTAACTCACAGATTATCAGGCATATACCTGGCAAACGACATGCGATCATAACGGGTGCCCGGCAAGTGGGGAAAACATCCATCCTCAGATGGTTATTTGAAAAACTTACTCGTGAAAATAAACAGGTATGGTATCTTACATTTGAAGATTATCGGATCCTTGACAGTGTAAATCTGCACCCTTCAAAAATATTCGACCATATTCCGGTTACACCTCCCACTACGCTGCAACAAACCCTTGAACACCCTATTTACCTTTTGATCGACGAAGTACAATACGCTCGAAATCCGACTAATTTTCTGAAATTTATTTATGATCAGTACGAAGGCAATGTAAAAATCATTGCTACCAGCAGTAGCGCATTTTATATAGACAGAAATTTCATAGACTCACTGGCGGGAAGAAAGCGGATTTTTAACCTATCCTCCCTCTCGCTCGAAGAATACATTGAATTTCAAGCCCGACCAGATAAAGTTCTGGCGCACAAACGATCAGAAAGAGGTGGATTTTATGGTAGAAGAGCAGTTCGAAGAAGGAAAAGCATTTGA
- a CDS encoding DUF58 domain-containing protein gives MKEILKKVRRLEIKIRKMVENTFAGEYQSAFKGQGLEFDEVRPYQYGDDIRTIDWNVTAKTGQVYIKQFREEREQTLFVLFDVSGSGDFGPAEENKRLIGMEIASILSFSALKNNDKIGLATFSDRLEKYYKPNKGRKHILKIVRGVLTHENKSEQTDINFALDFVKHTLRRRSILIIISDFLDEDYERSLIQVSQKHEVILIRLFHPNEVFHMGTGTIPVIDIETNRQRWLNAGDVGYRKQLNESFSRIDQNLQDICKRNKIGYIPINTKEDYIPELEKFFRQRNRRKV, from the coding sequence ATGAAAGAAATCCTTAAAAAAGTACGACGCCTGGAAATCAAAATCCGCAAAATGGTGGAAAATACCTTTGCGGGTGAATATCAGTCGGCTTTTAAAGGTCAGGGATTGGAATTTGATGAAGTACGCCCCTACCAATACGGCGATGATATTCGCACGATTGACTGGAACGTTACCGCAAAAACCGGACAGGTATATATCAAACAGTTTCGCGAAGAACGGGAACAAACACTGTTTGTACTTTTTGATGTAAGCGGTTCCGGTGATTTTGGGCCAGCTGAAGAAAATAAGCGCCTGATCGGTATGGAAATCGCTTCGATTCTCTCCTTCTCCGCCCTGAAAAATAATGACAAAATCGGGCTGGCAACATTCTCCGACCGGCTGGAAAAATATTATAAACCCAATAAAGGGCGAAAACATATTCTGAAAATCGTGCGAGGCGTGCTGACACATGAAAATAAAAGCGAGCAAACCGATATTAACTTTGCCCTCGATTTTGTCAAACACACGCTCCGAAGAAGAAGTATTCTGATCATCATTTCTGACTTTCTGGATGAAGACTACGAAAGGTCGCTGATCCAGGTCAGCCAGAAACATGAGGTTATCCTGATCCGGCTTTTTCATCCCAATGAGGTTTTTCATATGGGAACAGGAACCATCCCTGTGATCGATATCGAAACCAACCGCCAGCGCTGGCTCAATGCCGGGGATGTAGGTTATCGCAAACAACTCAACGAAAGTTTCAGCCGAATTGACCAGAACCTTCAGGATATTTGCAAAAGAAATAAAATCGGCTACATTCCCATTAACACCAAAGAGGACTATATCCCTGAGCTGGAAAAATTCTTCAGACAGCGGAACCGTAGAAAAGTATGA